TTGCCGTAGTCTGTACCCGAAAGCCAATCGAAGTGGTTTCCAAAACTGAGATAAACCGTGGTGTAAGAACTAAGATCAATAACTGGTGACGCAAGTGAGGCCCAAACATTAGTACCAGAACCGGCATTATCAGAGTCAATAATCGGGAATGTGCCAGTAATACCGCTCGCGGCGTTGGGAGTTATCCCGCCGGGATTTATATCGTCCCAAACGAAACCGGAAGCAGAACTATCGACAATAGTCCAAGCGGATATCCCGCCGCTCTCGAAATCCTCGAAAAAGACTGTATCCATGGGAATAGCTCCGCCGCCGAACGTCGCGCAACCGGCGGTGATATCGCCGTCGACCTCGATATTGTCGTCGAGGTAAATGACAGGGCCGACCGCCTGAATGCTGTCAGCGATAAGTTCGCCCATGACCTTGAGCGCCTCATCAACGACGACCGTGTCGTGATCCGTCGCGGTAATCGTGTCGAGGCGGGTGATGGAGACCGGCCACGATGTAATCGTATAGTCGAGCGTGAAGCTGCCGGCTGCAACATCGTTGTCGGCGGTAACATCGCCGTCTTCTATAGTAACCCGATCGACAATTATCGGCATGTCGCTGAAAGTCATCCGAAAATCCGGGCGTGAAGTAGTTGAAGCGAGGGCAGTCATCCAAGCCGAATCGCTATAGCCTCTACGGCAATAGTTATTTACCGTTTGAGTCGTATATCCCCAACTCGGACCACCAGAACCATAGCTAGTTGATTGATAACCATGCTGGAAGAGTATCAAAAGATTGGATGTTCCATCGTATGCAAAATCAGTAACGTCAAATTCATACCAACCAGCAACCTGCGGAACAACCTCAGCATCAGAAGAATAAACGAGTGTCGCGCGTGAAACATCCCATGTTTCAGGAACTGTATCCGTTGTTACCTGTACAAACCAAATTTTGAGAGAATCGTAAGTCCATGGATCGGTAGAGCTAGGTGTTACTAAATAGATTCCGAGCTTATCTAAATTCATTGGACCTGTAGCACCTATTTCCGGAGCATGCACAACGCTGACATTCCTCGCGTAGTGATACCAACCCGCAAGTGGTACCCAAGTTCCGCTGCTTGTGCTCGTGTTGGTTATAATCGAGCCTTCGCCAACCGTGGCAGTCCCGCCGACGATTCCCTGTCCATCGATCCAGAAATCGGCATCCTGCGCGGCGGCGTTTTGATTCTCGACATAGCTTCCGCCGGAACCGCTGCCGAAATCCTGCCAGTCGGTGCCATCGTGCCATTTGAGGTTGCCGGCCGCATCGTCGTAATAGACTTTACCCTCGACGCCCGCCGGAGCGGCTGGTTGCGGCTGGAAGGTAACGGCCTTCGGGTCGAGTTCGCCAAGTATCATAGCGTCGCCGTGCTCATCGACGCTGAAAACGACCACACCTGTGTCGTTTTTTACTCTGAATTCTTCGTCGGAAGCACTGACGTTCTTGTCGAGTTGAATTTTAATGTCGTCGTTCGACCAAATATCGCCATTCATGCGAAGGTCGCCCGAACAGAAAATCGCCGGGCCAGCTCCATCATTAAAAACATATAAAGCCGGTTCAATGTCGTCGTTTGTGCGAAGTTCGACCGCTCGGCCATCGGTCGCCGTGCGGATATCGACCGGTCCGCTCGCGTCTGTGATAATATTTTCGTCTAAATCGTATGCGCCTTGAAGGTCGTTCGGCAAAAGGTCTGTCGCAACATAATTGCCGAGGCTGTCGGCCTTTATGGCATAATGTGCAGAATCCACATAGAGTGCTGCAAGTGCGTAAGGAACTGCCGCAATAACAACTCGTGGGCTCATAACATATCCGCCCTCGATCTCCAGTTCGAGATAAAGGTTATCATCGAGATCGGTTATAGTAAGTTCGACTTCATATTGAAGATCGAACAGCCCCTTAACGACGGGAACATTCATTATTGTGTCTCGGTCAACCATAGTGCCCGCTGTAGAATCGTCATAAATACGCACGATCATATCTAGCGAATCATTAACACCTACTCCAGAGACATTAGTCAATTTGCCCTGATAGTTAAATAAATTCGGCACTGCAAGGGCTGCAGTTACCATAAGCATTATAAAAGTGAGCGAAAAAATCTTCTTCAATTTTCCCCCTTTTTGCGAGTTTGAACAAACCACAATGAACGCAACATAAAAAATATCGCGTTTTATTCTCAAAGTTAATTTAATACAAAAAAAATAAACAAGCAAATTGTTTTTTATATTTTAACAAATATCTTTGGAATTGATTTTAATACCTTTTATCATTACTTTCGTTTGTTAAAATTAAATTTAGGTTAGGTAAATTATGATTAGAAGCATGACCGGTTATGGGCAAGCTACAACTTCAGTTGATGGAATAAGCATTGTAGCTAAGACTAAATCGCTAAACGCACGCTTTTTGGATTTAAGAATTAATCTTCCGGAGGTTCTTTCTGACTTGGAATCAGAAATTGCAAGCTCGGCAAAGAAATATAGCTCTAGAGGAACAATAACCATTCAGGTTGAACTCATTACGAACAACAAGATGATCCTATATGAGGTTTTCCTCGACGAAGCACTTCTTTCAAAATATATCTCTTCAATGAAAAAATCTCTTAATTTGGACATATCCCTCACACCCCGAGATATAGTCTCCTTACCGGATGTCCTTTCTACACGACTCAAAAAAGATACCTTAGAAAAACTCAGAAAACCGGTTATAAATACAGTTAACGAGGCTTTCTCTAGGCTCATCGATATGCGATCAACCGAAGGCAGTTCCATGTATGATGACTTCGTTATACGGCTGGATAAGATATCAGCTGTTGTCGAGATTCTCGAACAGCGCAAGGATAAATGCAAGGAGCGATTTATCGGTGTTATAAAGGAGCGTGTCTGCGAAATTCTTAAAGCACAAGTCGAAATCTCTGAGGATAGGATTTTGCAAGAGGCCGCAATTTTATCCAGTAAGGCCGACCCAACGGAAGAACTCATTAGGCTTAAAAGCCATGTTAACCAGTTTAAAGATGTGCTCTTAGAAGACAAGTCTGTTGGAAGCAAACTGAAATTTCTCCTTCAAGAGTGTAATCGAGAAGCCGATACAATAGGCTCAAAAGGCGCCGATCTTGAAACCTCGAACTCTGTTATTATTGTAAAGGAAGAACTCGAGAGAATAAGGGAGCAGATTTCAAATGTTGAATGATAAAGAAAGGCGAGGTTTCCTCTTCGTAATTTCCAGTCCGTCTGGAGGCGGTAAAACAACGATATACAAGGCTCTACTTGCAATAGGTAACCCTTTTGCTTTCTCCATTTCGGTTACCACTCGCAAACCGAGAAAGGGCGAGATAGATGGCATCCATTATCATTTTATTGATGACCAACAATTTACTTCTATGATCGAAAACGATGAACTAGCTGAATGGGCGGAAGTGCATGGCTACCATTACGGAACGCCGAGAGTGTTCGTCGAGGAGGCCTTTATGGAGGGCAAAATAATGATCCTCGAAATCGATGTTCAAGGTGCGATGCAACTTAAAGAGCATTACGGGCGTGACGCAGTCCTCGTCTTTATCGCACCTCCATCCATTAAAGAGACTGAACGACGACTCAGGGCTAGAGCTTCTAATGAAGAAAATGATATCGCCGTTAGATTGAATAATGCTAAAGACGAAATTAAAAAAATAAATGAATTCGACTATTTGGTTTTTAACAACGAATTGGATGATGCCATTTCGGATGTCACCGCAATAGCACAAGCTGAACATCTTTCTTACCATAGATTTTCAAGTAAACTGTGGCCTGAAAACGAATAATTTATTGGGATAGGTTGCAATTTAGAAATTTATCGTTATTTTACCGCCTTATAAGATTATATTATGTCGATATAGACACAATTATGTAGTGTGGAGGGAAAAATGGATAAAG
Above is a window of bacterium DNA encoding:
- the gmk gene encoding guanylate kinase produces the protein MLNDKERRGFLFVISSPSGGGKTTIYKALLAIGNPFAFSISVTTRKPRKGEIDGIHYHFIDDQQFTSMIENDELAEWAEVHGYHYGTPRVFVEEAFMEGKIMILEIDVQGAMQLKEHYGRDAVLVFIAPPSIKETERRLRARASNEENDIAVRLNNAKDEIKKINEFDYLVFNNELDDAISDVTAIAQAEHLSYHRFSSKLWPENE
- a CDS encoding YicC family protein; this encodes MIRSMTGYGQATTSVDGISIVAKTKSLNARFLDLRINLPEVLSDLESEIASSAKKYSSRGTITIQVELITNNKMILYEVFLDEALLSKYISSMKKSLNLDISLTPRDIVSLPDVLSTRLKKDTLEKLRKPVINTVNEAFSRLIDMRSTEGSSMYDDFVIRLDKISAVVEILEQRKDKCKERFIGVIKERVCEILKAQVEISEDRILQEAAILSSKADPTEELIRLKSHVNQFKDVLLEDKSVGSKLKFLLQECNREADTIGSKGADLETSNSVIIVKEELERIREQISNVE